The Manduca sexta isolate Smith_Timp_Sample1 chromosome 17, JHU_Msex_v1.0, whole genome shotgun sequence genome includes a window with the following:
- the LOC115453651 gene encoding YEATS domain-containing protein 4 — translation MSMPTDFGPDSGGRVKGLVIIKPIVYGNIARYFGKKREEDGHTHQWTVYLKPYANEDMSVYIKKVHFKLHESYANPNRIVTKPPYELMETGWGEFEIVIKIYFHDPNERPVTLYHILKLFQSPVSDGAPPTVGRALVSESYEEIVFQEPTQLMQHLLNSIKPITNGAWNHDTNFEEKKEKTLEKIIAAQMKVKTEISELKEKLSLAKETIAKFKEEIAKIQNNPGNSLVAGV, via the exons ATGAGCATGCCGACGGATTTCGGGCCCGACTCCGGCGGTAGAGTTAAG GGCCTGGTCATAATAAAGCCTATAGTATACGGCAACATAGCACGCTACTTCGGCAAGAAGCGCGAAGAAGATGGGCACACGCATCAATGGACAGTCTACCTGAAGCCTTATGCAAACGAAGACATgtcagtttatataaaaaaagtgcaTTTCAAACTGCATGAAAGTTATGCGAACCCCAACAGGATAGTGACGAAACCTCCTTACGAGCTCATGGAGACGGGTTGGGGAGAGTTCGAGAtcgtcattaaaatatatttccatgaCCCCAATGAGAGACcg GTGACACTATACCACATACTCAAGCTATTCCAATCACCAGTGTCGGACGGTGCTCCTCCGACAGTGGGCAGGGCTCTTGTCAGTGAATCCTATGAGGAAATAGTGTTCCAAGAACCGACACAGTTGATGCAGCATCTACTGAACAGCATCAAACCCATTACAAATGGAGCTTGGAATCATGATACAAACT ttgaagaaaagaaagaaaagacaCTAGAAAAAATTATAGCGGCGCAAATGAAAGTCAAGACAGAGATATCAGAATTGAAAGAAAAACTTAGCCTTGCGAAAGAAACCATAGCAAAGTTCAAAGAGGAAATAGCTAAGATACAGAATAATCCTGGAAACAGCTTAGTAGCgggtgtataa